In a genomic window of Novosphingobium sp. KA1:
- a CDS encoding LysR family transcriptional regulator, with the protein MHLDDMALFVEVVKARSFRGAAEVLGMPNSTVSRRIGMLEKALGLRLLHRTTRRIELTEAGLVYFERSKRIVEEARLAHLELSDMLAQPTGVLRASLPVDFAVTYLAPLIAEFSQLYPGISFDIDLTPRHIDLVSERFDIVIRMGEPADSHLIARPLARLVPHLYAAPSYLAQRGVPISPEDLEQHDCMGMIREGRWTLTRGDSRCEVPVGGRFHLNNVGMIKRLSTLGIGVILVPEEIVADELGSGQLRRILPEWQGKPMSVYALTETRLLPAKTQRFIEFLREKLASKR; encoded by the coding sequence ATGCATCTCGACGACATGGCGCTCTTCGTCGAAGTGGTGAAGGCAAGGAGCTTTCGCGGCGCTGCCGAAGTATTAGGCATGCCCAACTCGACGGTCTCGCGTCGCATCGGCATGTTGGAAAAGGCTCTCGGCCTCAGGCTCCTCCACCGCACGACGCGTCGGATCGAGCTCACCGAGGCGGGCCTGGTCTACTTCGAGCGCAGCAAGCGCATCGTCGAGGAAGCGCGTCTCGCGCATCTCGAACTGAGCGACATGCTGGCACAGCCGACAGGGGTGCTGCGCGCTTCGCTGCCGGTGGACTTCGCGGTGACATACCTGGCGCCGCTCATCGCAGAATTCTCGCAGCTATACCCCGGTATCAGCTTTGACATCGACCTGACACCGCGCCACATCGACCTCGTAAGCGAACGCTTCGACATCGTCATCCGCATGGGAGAGCCTGCGGATTCCCACCTCATCGCACGGCCGCTGGCCCGGCTGGTGCCGCACCTCTATGCCGCACCTTCGTATCTCGCGCAGCGCGGCGTGCCGATCAGTCCGGAAGACCTCGAGCAGCACGATTGCATGGGCATGATCCGCGAGGGGCGCTGGACGCTCACCCGTGGCGACAGCCGATGCGAGGTCCCCGTGGGCGGACGCTTTCACCTCAACAATGTCGGCATGATCAAGCGGCTAAGCACCCTGGGCATTGGCGTAATCCTCGTTCCCGAGGAAATCGTGGCGGACGAGCTTGGCTCCGGCCAACTGCGACGCATCCTGCCTGAATGGCAGGGCAAACCCATGTCCGTCTACGCCCTGACCGAGACCCGCCTACTTCCAGCCAAAACTCAGCGTTTCATCGAATTCCTGAGGGAAAAGCTGGCCTCGAAGCGCTGA
- a CDS encoding alkene reductase, which translates to MSTLFEPVRVGRYALPNRLVMAPMTRSRANLDGTPGPLAADYYAQRASIGLIVTEGTQPSDDGQGYMTTPGIYTDGHVAAWRATTEAVHAKGGHIFIQLMHAGRMSHPDNTPHHRQGVAPSAIAPGAQMFTPTGLQDAPTPRALSTDEVATTVTDFAHAARSAIEAGADGVEIHGANAYLIQQFLAPSANQRTDRYGGSLENRARFAIEVARAISDAIGADRTGIRLSPGTPLWGIVKGPEGPDLYRHLVAELDNLGLAYLHIMDQGDEALLVDIRKLWSGILIVNRPGRPRAEIGGDLATGLADLESYGQMVLANPDFVARLEADAPFNEADRMSYFGGTETGYTDYPALIA; encoded by the coding sequence GTGAGCACCCTCTTCGAACCCGTCCGTGTCGGCCGCTATGCCCTGCCCAACCGCCTCGTCATGGCTCCGATGACGCGCAGCCGCGCCAACCTCGACGGAACCCCAGGTCCGCTTGCCGCCGACTACTATGCGCAGCGGGCCAGCATCGGCCTCATCGTGACCGAAGGCACCCAGCCCTCCGACGACGGGCAGGGCTACATGACGACCCCCGGCATCTACACGGACGGACATGTCGCGGCCTGGCGCGCGACCACCGAAGCCGTCCACGCCAAGGGGGGGCACATCTTCATCCAGCTGATGCACGCTGGCCGCATGTCGCATCCGGACAACACGCCGCACCACCGCCAGGGTGTCGCCCCGTCCGCGATCGCGCCGGGCGCGCAGATGTTCACGCCGACGGGCCTTCAGGACGCGCCGACACCGCGCGCGCTTTCGACCGATGAAGTGGCCACAACGGTTACTGACTTCGCGCACGCGGCGCGCTCTGCGATCGAGGCAGGGGCCGACGGGGTGGAGATTCATGGCGCCAATGCCTATCTTATCCAGCAGTTCCTCGCCCCCAGCGCCAACCAGCGCACCGACCGCTACGGCGGCTCGCTCGAGAACCGGGCGCGCTTTGCCATCGAGGTGGCGCGCGCCATTTCCGATGCGATCGGCGCCGACCGCACCGGCATCCGCCTGTCGCCCGGCACTCCGCTCTGGGGCATCGTAAAGGGGCCTGAGGGGCCGGACCTCTATCGTCATCTCGTCGCCGAGCTCGACAATCTGGGGCTCGCCTATCTCCACATCATGGACCAGGGTGACGAGGCGCTTCTCGTCGATATCCGCAAGCTGTGGAGCGGCATCCTGATCGTCAACCGCCCGGGGCGCCCACGCGCCGAGATCGGCGGGGATCTGGCGACCGGCCTTGCGGACCTTGAATCCTATGGACAGATGGTGCTCGCCAATCCCGACTTCGTGGCTCGCCTCGAGGCCGACGCTCCTTTCAACGAGGCTGATCGGATGAGCTACTTTGGCGGCACCGAGACGGGCTACACCGATTATCCGGCACTTATCGCCTGA
- a CDS encoding ImuA family protein has product MRIVDALSMSAALGEVKPWASRIASLDEALGGGLGYGQVHEIYAAEPDDASSTAGFAMAVAMGMCMRADRPKQSVLWLRERRWLKSAGFLQANGWAELGGAPEQGLVGVVPDTLSLLRAAAEALHCGRLGAVVLEGWGKMPALDLTASRRLVLAAEKSGVPLLLLRIDATPSASAARTRWQVASAPSRALPGHAPGLPTFDLTLLRQRSGPSGLHWRLEWDRDRHNFREAPLSGAVVSVPLDRPLADQENAPQWTGGGRHAA; this is encoded by the coding sequence ATGCGAATCGTCGATGCCCTCTCTATGTCTGCAGCCTTGGGCGAGGTTAAGCCTTGGGCGAGTCGCATAGCCTCGTTGGACGAGGCGTTGGGGGGAGGGCTTGGCTATGGGCAGGTCCACGAAATCTACGCAGCCGAGCCGGACGATGCCAGTTCGACCGCGGGGTTCGCGATGGCCGTCGCCATGGGCATGTGTATGCGAGCGGACCGGCCGAAACAGTCGGTGCTCTGGTTGCGGGAGCGGCGCTGGCTCAAGTCTGCGGGTTTTCTACAGGCCAATGGCTGGGCCGAACTGGGTGGTGCACCCGAGCAGGGGCTGGTGGGTGTCGTTCCCGATACGCTTTCGCTGCTGCGCGCCGCAGCCGAGGCTCTGCATTGCGGCAGGCTGGGGGCCGTTGTCCTCGAAGGCTGGGGGAAAATGCCCGCGCTTGACCTGACGGCCAGTCGCAGGCTGGTGCTGGCTGCGGAGAAATCGGGCGTGCCCCTGCTCCTGCTGCGTATCGATGCCACGCCTTCGGCCAGTGCCGCGCGAACGCGTTGGCAGGTGGCATCCGCGCCTTCGCGCGCCCTTCCGGGCCATGCCCCGGGCCTGCCGACATTCGACTTGACCCTGTTACGCCAGCGCTCCGGCCCTTCCGGCCTGCACTGGCGTCTGGAGTGGGACCGTGATCGACACAATTTCCGTGAAGCGCCGCTATCTGGCGCTGTGGTTTCCGTTCCTCTCGACCGACCGCTGGCGGATCAGGAAAATGCGCCGCAGTGGACTGGTGGGGGGCGTCACGCAGCCTGA
- a CDS encoding DNA polymerase Y family protein, with protein sequence MVAKAGGALRLAAVDARAQALGVAPGMTLADARALEPELVITEMDEGADRQWLDRLARDCLDWSPRVTLAAPDGITLDIAGVDHLFGGENGLCAQIEAAMAAIGMTLRHAIASTPQAAQALARHGALPIRDERAAIRALPVLALGLDANSTLALNRAGLRQIGDLAARPSATIAARFGAGAISALYRLTGEEQTPIDVLRDPEPLHFERRFAEPIALQATIAAVFMALLQEAATVLAERDLGGRRFVLTLYRSDGARHRLAIETGRATRDPTLVLRLLDERIASLADPLDPGFGYDRIGLFLPATDPLPASQPSLEGREKDEAELAELIERLSTRLGSDCLQRLIPRDSHLPEQAQLALPAMDARAPVPWPRPPEGEPPMRPLFLFAPPQRVEVLAEVPDGPPHRFRWRRKLHEVRLYEGPERIANEWWRHKGGECAGQGGLTRDYYRVEDVQGRRYWIFRHGLYDEKPDPQWYMHGLFA encoded by the coding sequence ATGGTCGCCAAGGCCGGAGGCGCGCTCAGGCTTGCGGCGGTGGATGCCAGGGCACAGGCGCTGGGGGTTGCCCCGGGCATGACCCTGGCCGACGCCCGCGCCCTGGAGCCGGAACTTGTCATCACCGAAATGGATGAAGGTGCGGATCGCCAATGGCTTGACCGCCTGGCACGCGATTGCCTCGACTGGTCGCCGCGTGTCACATTGGCGGCCCCGGATGGGATCACGCTCGATATCGCGGGCGTGGATCACCTCTTCGGTGGGGAAAACGGGCTGTGCGCGCAGATCGAGGCGGCGATGGCGGCCATCGGCATGACGCTGCGCCATGCCATTGCCTCTACCCCGCAAGCGGCACAGGCACTGGCGCGTCATGGCGCTCTGCCCATCCGTGACGAGCGCGCGGCGATCCGTGCGCTTCCAGTGCTGGCGCTGGGGCTCGATGCCAACTCCACGCTGGCGCTCAACCGCGCGGGGCTGAGGCAGATCGGCGATCTGGCAGCACGACCGTCAGCCACCATCGCAGCCCGTTTCGGCGCAGGTGCGATCAGCGCACTTTACCGCCTGACCGGAGAGGAACAGACTCCGATCGACGTGCTGCGAGATCCCGAGCCGCTGCATTTCGAGCGCCGTTTTGCCGAACCCATCGCGTTGCAGGCCACGATCGCGGCGGTGTTCATGGCGTTATTGCAGGAGGCCGCAACCGTCTTGGCCGAACGCGATCTGGGGGGGCGCCGTTTCGTGCTGACGCTGTATCGCAGCGATGGAGCCCGCCATCGTCTGGCTATCGAGACGGGGAGAGCAACCCGTGATCCCACGCTGGTGCTGCGTCTGCTCGACGAGCGGATCGCCAGCCTTGCCGACCCGCTCGATCCCGGCTTTGGCTATGATCGCATCGGGCTCTTTCTGCCCGCGACCGACCCTTTGCCAGCCAGCCAGCCGAGCCTTGAAGGCAGGGAAAAGGATGAGGCGGAGCTGGCAGAGCTGATCGAGCGGCTCAGCACGCGACTGGGGTCGGACTGTCTGCAGCGCCTTATTCCGCGCGATAGCCATTTGCCGGAACAGGCGCAGCTGGCCCTGCCGGCAATGGATGCACGCGCGCCGGTTCCCTGGCCGCGCCCGCCCGAGGGCGAGCCGCCGATGCGTCCGCTGTTCCTGTTCGCCCCGCCCCAGCGCGTCGAAGTGCTGGCCGAAGTGCCCGATGGTCCACCCCACCGCTTTCGCTGGCGGCGCAAGCTGCACGAGGTGCGGCTTTATGAAGGGCCAGAGCGGATCGCCAACGAATGGTGGCGCCACAAGGGCGGGGAATGTGCAGGCCAGGGTGGCCTGACCCGCGATTATTACCGGGTCGAGGATGTTCAGGGACGACGGTACTGGATATTCCGGCACGGGCTCTACGACGAGAAGCCCGATCCGCAGTGGTACATGCATGGGCTGTTCGCATGA